From a single Theropithecus gelada isolate Dixy chromosome 10, Tgel_1.0, whole genome shotgun sequence genomic region:
- the SOX18 gene encoding transcription factor SOX-18 yields MQRSPPGYGAQDDPPARRDCAWAPGHGAAADPRGLAAAPAALAAPAAPASPPSPQRSPPRSPEPGRYGLSPAGRGERQAADESRIRRPMNAFMVWAKDERKRLAQQNPDLHNAVLSKMLGKAWKELNAAEKRPFVEEAERLRVQHLRDHPNYKYRPRRKKQARKARRLEPGLLLPGLAPPQPPPEPFPAAPGSARAFRELPPLGAEFDGLGLPTPERSPLDGLEPGEAAFFPPPAAPEDCALRAFRAPYAPTELSRDPGGCYGAPLAEALRTAPPVAPLAGLYYGPLGTPGPYPGPLSPPPEAPPLESAEPLGPAADLWADVDLTEFDQYLNCSRTRPDAPGLPYHVALAKLGPRAMSCPEESSLISALSDASSAVYYSACISG; encoded by the exons ATGCAGAGATCGCCGCCCGGCTACGGCGCACAGGACGACCCGCCCGCCCGCCGCGACTGTGCATGGGCCCCGGGACACGGGGCCGCCGCTGACCCGCGCGGCCtcgccgccgcccccgccgccctcGCCGCGCCCGCCGCGCCCGCCTCGCCGCCCAGCCCGCAGCGCAGTCCGCCGCGCAGCCCCGAGCCGGGGCGCTATGGCCTCAGCCCGGCCGGCCGCGGGGAACGCCAGGCGGCAGACGAGTCGCGCATCCGGCGGCCCATGAACGCCTTCATGGTGTGGGCGAAGGACGAGCGCAAGCGGCTGGCTCAGCAGAACCCGGACCTGCACAACGCGGTGCTCAGCAAGATGCTGG GCAAAGCGTGGAAGGAGCTGAACGCAGCGGAGAAGCGGCCCTTCGTGGAGGAAGCCGAACGGCTGCGCGTGCAGCACCTGCGCGACCACCCCAACTACAAGTACCGGCCGCGCCGCAAGAAGCAGGCGCGCAAGGCCCGACGGCTGGAGCCCGGCCTCCTGCTCCCCGGATTAGCGCCCCCGCAGCCACCGCCCGAGCCTTTCCCCGCGGCGCCTGGCTCGGCTCGCGCCTTCCGCGAGCTGCCCCCGCTGGGCGCCGAGTTCGACGGCCTGGGGCTGCCGACGCCCGAGCGCTCGCCTCTGGACGGCCTGGAGCCCGGCGAGGCTGCCTTCTTCCCACCGCCCGCGGCGCCCGAGGACTGCGCGCTGCGAGCCTTCCGCGCGCCCTACGCGCCCACCGAGTTGTCCCGGGACCCCGGCGGTTGCTACGGGGCTCCCCTGGCGGAGGCGCTCAGGACCGCGCCCCCGGTGGCGCCGCTCGCTGGCCTGTACTACGGCCCGCTGGGCACGCCCGGCCCGTACCCCGGCCCGCTGTCGCCGCCGCCCGAGGCCCCGCCGCTGGAGAGCGCCGAGCCGCTGGGGCCCGCCGCCGATCTCTGGGCCGACGTGGACCTCACCGAGTTCGACCAGTACCTCAACTGCAGCCGGACTCGGCCCGACGCCCCCGGGCTCCCGTACCACGTGGCGCTGGCCAAACTGGGCCCGCGCGCCATGTCCTGCCCCGAGGAGAGCAGCCTGATCTCCGCGCTGTCGGACGCCAGCAGCGCGGTCTATTACAGCGCGTGCATCTCCGGCTAG